The genomic stretch ttacaaataaaattaaccaagtGAGACCATTGTAAAGAGTAGAGTTCCGAGAATAATAGCTCACAAGTCACAAGTTCAAATCTCGGTGTCCTTAAATTATGCTGGCATTGTAACATCTTTTATACACCAAAAGGATACAATACCAGACTATCAGTGTGAACAAGTCCTCAGTCCACTCTTACAAAAAAACTTGAAAAGCGACCGAAAATGGAAAAAAGGACAAAGACGATCTTACCCGATATAACTTGAGAGCATAATAAAACTTGTATTCTAAGACCTACAAACTCTGCATTTTCTACCCTAATTTTTGTTCTTACAAAAAATTAGTTCCGCTACTTCTACTATTTCATCGCATTGATCCTTATGTACAGAGAACCAAAGAACCAGGCACATGCATAACATTTACTTACTAAATGTAACAGGTACCAGAATGCCGTCCCTGACTTGACTGATACACCCTAATCTCTAGTCGATGACAATTACGGACCCTGGGATAAGGTCTGGTAGGTAAGTTAAGTCTATCATCACAGGAACCTCGACCATCGAGGTGCATTTACTTATATCAAGGCTTTTCTCGTAGGAGCTTGACTTATGGAAAAGGTCGGGTTGGATGGTTTCATCTTCATTCTCGCGTATCCTCCTTGTCTCAACGACTTTCTGGTGAAAATTTGAATGCAATGATGGTAAGAAAGTTGGGCTTGTAGCAGGACTGCATTCTGGATAGAGACTGTCTGACTTGTCAAAAGGGGCAGGTTGGATGGTTTCGTTCTCGTTCTTGCATTTCCTCATCTCAACGGTTTTCCGGGAAGAATTTAAATTCACTGATGGTACGAAAGTTGGGCTTGTAGCAGGAATGCATTCTGGGAAGAGACTGTCTGACTTCTCCAAAAGGGCAGGTTGGATGGTTTTGTTCTCGTTCTTGCTTTTCATCATCTCAACGGCTTTCCAGGGAGAATTTGAATTCACTGATGGTATGAAAGTTGGGCTTGTAGCAGGACTGCATTCTGGGAAGAGACTGTCTGACTTCTCAAAAAGGGCAAGTTGGATAGTTTCATTCTCGTTCTTTCTTTTCCTCATATCAACGGCTTTCCGGGGAGAATTTGAATTCACTGGTGGTACGAAAGTTGGGCTTGTAGCAGGACTGCATTCTGGGAAGAGACTGTCCGACTTCTGAAAAGGGGCAAGTTGGATAGTTTCATTCTCGTTCTTGCTATTCCTCATCTCAACGGCTTTCCGGGGAGAATTTGAATTCACTGATGGAACAAAAGTTAGGCTTGCAGCTGGACTGTATTCTGAGAAGAGCCTGTCTGACTTCTCAAAAAGGTCAGGTTGGACGGTTTCATTCTCATTCTTGCTTTTCCTCATCTCGACGATTTTGCGGTGAGAATTTGAATGCAATGATGGTACAAAAGTCGGGCTTGCAGCAGGACGATACTCTGGTAAGAGCCTGCCTGACTTGTAGCGAACACCACACGCGTTGCAAAGAGTTTTGGGTCCAGCTGGGCCCATCCTCCACTGTGGGGTCTCAGTGATCTCGCAATGTGTGCACTTCCTAGGCGGATATGCATTCGGATGCTCATTCTGTTTGTTGCTTTGTCCATATGATTCGATCTTCTGTTTCTTTTTTGGCTGGCCAGGCCTCTTCTTCAAGGGTTGAGAGACAGGAAAATAGCTAGGCGGGGTGAGATGGATAGCTGAACGAGGGTTGAAAGTCGCTGGACGAGGGCGCTTGCTCCGAGCACGTTTTGCGTGACAGACGGGAAATGTATTAGGTTTAGAAAGGGAGTCTTGAAATAAATTCGATACCCACTCTAGCTGAAGAGTATCATCGTACTGCATACATCAAGAAGAATTGTCATGAACAGAACAGACATTCCCCATACAGAAAGTGCCGTCTCAATGAACAACAAAGAAGCGCATTCAAAAGGGCAGTACCAAACTCATATAGTCTATGTCTGTATGTAATAAAGTTCAATCATACGGTAACTCACATGTAAACACAACGACATCCACCAGTTATTTAGCGTCTAAGTTTGCCCTTGTTAGGACGCATTAACGCCTAGATCAATTCTCTCATCTCACAATTTAGGAGCTCAAATCTTATAACACGCCACTATTGATGTCAGCTAATTATACTGTACTCATAAATTCCATTGGCATCATACTGTACTCAAAAATTATACTTCGATTAGTGTCATAAGCTAGCACCATGTCACAATTCAATTTCTAATCATTTTCCGTCTTCCAATACTTGGTGCTGGTCAATAGCCAAACCTATAAGCGTATATTGTCGCCTTTTCTACCAAAACAGCATACACTAAAACACTAGGAATTAACTACAAAAGGGCGCAAATTCATAGCAAACAGAATCCACATTTAAACGCAATAGCTAAACGAAGGAAACACTATTATCTCGCATTCTGAATAATTGTGCTGATTTATCGACTTATCAGTACAGTTTTAACAAGAACAAACACTGCATTCAAAAGGCCAGCACCAAAATTATATACTGCATGTCTGTATTTAGAATGTTTAATCACGTCACAGCTCACACGTAAACATCACGACAACCACCAAGACATCCACCACTTGTATTAGCATCTAGGTATGCCTCTTTAGACGCAGTTGCGACTATGTTCATTTCTTTCCTCTCATAATTGAAATACTCAAATCATGTTAATCATGCAATAACAGACATAGACTATAACCCGGGATTAAACTCCAACCATGTCATAATTCCAATTTCTAATCACTGTCATGTTCCAACACCTTGCATTGGTCAATAACCAAACCTAGAAGCGTATATTGTCGCTTTTTCTACCAAAAATCGCGCACACAGAAACACTAGGATTTCCAGCCTCAAACAACAACGTCGAACATCTACTCATAAACTCCACATTGACCCAATGTAACATACtttttccgtctcaatcatttgtttacctttaatatTCAATGGAAGAAGTATTTTAATCAGAGGTAAATACTCGTAAATGATTGAGACAAAGTGAGTAATTCTTCTAAAAGAAAGGAAGCAAATAGTTTCCATGTCCAATTGTCCATTATAGCGTCACACTTACACTATATCTCAACACATATGGAGAATACAATTGTCAAATAGACAATACtcactccgtctcaatcatttatttacgcATATTTTATTCCAAGGGTATTTCAAGAATTcaagataaacaaataataggGACGGAGCAATGTAACGCTATGCAACTCGTTTAACAAATAACAAAGAAGTTGAAACGGTTTTACACAAGACTAACTGAAACGGAAAAAGTCAAAACGACTAACCGGAGCCGTGTAGCGGTCAACAGAGAAGTCAGGCGTCTGATTATTACAGCCAGTCGAGGGCAATGCAGAGGATTCCTCTAACCAAACCGGCGGAAAAGAGTCAACGTCAAAGTTTTCACAATCCCAAAGACCGCCGTCCTCAACGTCGTCGTTTTGAAAGTCAAGAAGGTCGTCAATTTGGTCAAAGTACTTTTCACTTGCTACTTCTTCCAACACCTTTGTCCCCACCATTTATCTGAAACACAAACATAAATTAACAACACAATAATAATACAAAAAgtcaaaaataataatattaatccgtcttaattatttgtttacctttaatattattagggaggcgtattttaatcaaacgtaaacaagGAAGAATAGGAAAAGAAAGAGGCGGTGGGGAAGGAGGAAGGGAAAAACCCTAAAATGAGGAGTTACCTACCTCTGTAATATCCGTGCCTTTTTCGGTAACTGTTGATGGTATTATACGGAATTTGAATGGAGTTACAGTATGGATAATTTAAAGATTTTAACCGCGTGAAAAGTGAAAAGGTAAATTTATGGATGAGGCGGTGAGAATAGGATGGGGGGGTTAATATTTATAGTGGTGAGTTGTAACGCACGTGTGAAAGGTGGGCTTCTAGGAAGGATAGTTGGATTAGAGCTAATTTGTAGCTGGATTCTCAAACAAATGTAcgtaataacacaaattttatttagtcttccaaaaataatcCGACTATTTAACTTAAATAATTATATCCACTTTTATATTATTGTCAAGAAATATCCAAAATCTCGCCCAACCAAATATTGAGAAAGGATATtttataaaaaaagaaaaaagaatgtTATCTTATGCCGCAACTCTCGTATAGGATTGTCATATAGCATAATACTTGTCTAATAAGAGAATATCCCAAACTGATCATTAATTGTatttgtattttaattttattttaataattcgaTATCTTCTGAGTAATATTGACACATTTAAATAGTTAAGTTATCAATATAaagctgttccgggtgtaattccagagcagatttgttaccacgtaagcttgtagaatgatggctttccttgactcttcctttcggcctctcctgaaacaatgaacaaactgagggctcggcttggcaccgagcgaactcactccgacgctcaagtcagtaaacttaaagggattaagttgtgtgttacttggcacaaggaatattgtagagagataagggagtttataccagattagtgtgtttaactgattattttcggatcctttcctcaatgagggttgaggagtatttatagactttcaccttttgtcacgtagtggtcaAGTGGCCAAGTgacagagcaggtggaaagactgttctaccctcggccgagggacccatggcaggccggcgggccatgttgactccatgccgaggggtcttggatgtgagtacgcggacaACAGATCCcttggctagttgcctagccgagacccaagtgacagccgATCGATCGTCGGTTAGGGTCGCCCAAGGtgtgacttctttgtggatatctttgaacTTGCTTCGATATGTTGTTGGTGGTCACGCGGGTGAGAATATACGCCCCATCAAAAACATTaggttgtcaaaaaaaaaaaaaattacgagTTTATCAATTAATTTTATTGGGCTTTTTGCAATTGGACTTGAGTTCACATAAAATGGTCTTATATGCAATTCACAAATTGTTGTGTAAGACTTTAATTTAGATAAGACTGACCCAATAATATTAGGCCTATCAAAATTACTtagtaaaaatataaaataatatttttattttaataacttaATATTATAAGTTGATAATAtacatatttaaatatgttagtttttaaaataagttgttaagttatcaaaataaaataaaaagcttGATATATTAATGACTTGTGTCTGGGCTTTCTTTTATTAGATTAATTATAtgctataagacggtcttgtaggAGAATTGTTGTATACAATTTGATCCGGGCACTTTTAATTGGACTCGTATTACCCTAAGACTATCTTATAAAAGAGCCGGTCCGTAGGCCTTAATGATCAAATCACCAACCCAGCCCTTAAACATAAGCCATCCGATGCCTTATATGGCTATTGAAGCCCATGAGATGATTTAGGTCCAATCCAAAGCTTAAGGACATTTGTTGAACTTTTAAATCCCAAGTCCTaacctcaaaaaaaaaatccCAAGTCCTAAGAACATGGTATACCTTgtttcaaaaaagaaaaaaaaaaaaaaagaaaaaaaaatatggtatagccaactaattttgtaaaaaaaaattcgTCCGATTAAGGTTGATTCGATTCAGTTAGGACGGTAAAGTTTTCCCTCATGAGTTTTAATACTGTTGCATTCTTAGGGGTCGAACACGAGATCTCTAGTTGAGCTAGAATCAAGGACGAAGTTAGGACAAAATAATGATCGAAGCCGATTTGATTAATTTCGTCGATATCAACACCCATTCATTATAGACCTCACACCATTATTTAGTACTGTTAATATTTATTACTCCCtacgtctcaattatttgtttaagtTTTATTTTCTTTGTGAGAGATGAGACGGATAAAGTCGTAGAATATTTAGTACATTCTCTTGTTAGTCTAGTCCTATGGTATACGGCATTATTATAGGAGTTTTTATGTTAATCTTTTCAACCTTACCCGGGCCATGGCCCATTTGGCTCGGACATAGCTTCGTCAATGGTTAGAACAATCCCTTATTAGTTGATCTAAGTAGCCTAAATGAGTCTGAATCTAAATTAAGTAAATCAACATATAAGAAACCAATATTTGTGGATAATAATCAAGAAACTTGCATATATATAGACCTGGCAAAATTGACCCAGAGCCAAACCCGAACTCAAGATCCGAAGTTGACCCCATCCTGAATTGACCTGATCCAGTATGACCCGACCGAATGTTTATTATTGTAAACTATTTATTATCcacaaataacttgataataatcGACCCGAACCTGAAATGACCATACCTAAACTCTGCAAACTCCAAATAACCCGACTCGAAATTAACCAGACTCAAACCCGAGCCCGACCCAGTTAATCCATTTATCAGGTCTTGTTAATGGGTTTTTTTGTTAAACACGAcctttaaattttttattttttttccaaacaccagctttaaaaaaaagtttgtgaaatacaacctttaataaaatgttttttgttaaacacgacattttggctaTAGCTTGAACATTTGCAATGGGTGACTTTCAGTTaatgtttgagatagcaaacgaggtcggtttgaggtgtgtttagactcgttggaaaggtgggagtaTAAGCTTTCTAGGTGTTATTAATACGGCGGTGATAGGTGGCCTTATGTAGGGTCTATTGGTGTGTAATGTAAGGCTGGTCAATGAGTGAATTGGTGTTTTTCTGATTTGTTTTTACCTCCAATTCACTCATTGatcagccttactttacacaccaatAAACCCCACATTAAGCCACCTATCACCACCGTATTGGTAACCCCTAGAAAGATTGTACTACCACCTTTCCAAAAAGTCTAAGAACACCTCAAATCGATCTCGCTTGCTACCTCAAATATCGACTTAAAGTCACTCTATTGCAAGTGGTTAAACTctgccaaaatgtcgtgttttacaaataaaaaattattaaaggttgtgttttacaaaattttttttttaaaggtagaGTTtagaaaaaaaagttttttaaatgttgtgtttgacaaaaaaaccccTTATTATGTCAATTGGTCAACGTAGACTATAAAGACGTGTAGGATCAATAAGAAAATAGTAAAATACGAAGTACGATATGAAGTGTCGATCAATTTTGTTGCAAGTTGATAAAATACGAGTATGATACAATGTACAATGAAGAGCCGACATGCGACATCCAAGATCAACAAGCGTGTTGATCAAATGTTCGATTCCATAAAAATGCCAAATACACACCGCCATTCTATTCTTCAATCACACATTTTCTTTGCTAAGTCCACTTTAACTAACTTTCAATTTAACATCGCAATCTAATTTGCTTTCCTTTGTTAAGTCCCCTTTAACTACCTTACTATTTTAACATCGCAATCTAATTTGCTTTCACTTTCGTATCGATATATGATATAGATATTTGTATAAAACGACCTTATTAATACAAACATTTTAAATCAGCTGTTTTGGTAATTGGTTATCATTTTCTCAATAATTGACGTCCTATATAATTACTTAATTTTTCTTGTAGTTAGTGGAACTGTGGGAGTAGTTCGTAAGTTTATAGAGCAGGATATCTCATTTTGAATGCCACCAGTCCACACTCcaccatcttttttttttttttttttttttttttttttttttttttttttggtgttgatcaGTAGTATCACTAACAACAGCTGGAGTAATCTCCACTGAGGAACAAAAAACAATTTAATGGGATGACTCCTCCCAAATTTGACTTTTTTCattcggagaccctcttatggatgaaagccttttgcggcgaatcgatgatagagactctgttgcagtgtttcattctttgaacaagaatttattttCTATGAttgtaatcgatttgtatccgattgagTTTGGCATATGTTGTAAatgtcgtatgactttttattaatgataatgatcttttctcaaaaaaaaaaaaagagatagaCATGCTGGTTAAGGACTACTTTGTTCAGTTAATATAAGCTCTTTCATTTAGCCTGACATCGTGGGCCAACATCTAGCAGCCTGGCCAATACTAAGCCCAGCCCAACACAACCCGCATATCACCTGGAGCCGGGCTAGTGCCGCAACTTTCTCTCGGCCCAAGTCCAAACATTAAAAACAAATATGAAGGCCCAACTCGGTCCGTTCCTAGCCCGCACTCACTGGGCGAGCCTAGTGGTAGAGAAAAATGGCCCAACTCCGCCCAATCCGAGTCGGCCCTAATTTTGTGTCGTGCCAGTGGCGCACCCACCTAGCCTGGTTCGGCGCACACCTCTACTTGTATAGATTGGACTAGTGTTTTGCTTTTCTCTAAGTTccgcttttgtcttatctattttattttatttaaatcgttttaaatttAAGATAAATATTCTATCTTCCACCATAATTTCTGAAAGTGGTTAACTTATGTGAAAAACTGCTGGTTGTCCTTTACCCAGAAGTCACAACGTGCACAATTCACTAAAGATACCACTCACTAGTCACTACACAAAGAAACAGTAAAATTCAGGATTTGGCGTCACTCTTAATTACAGTCTTACTATTAGCAAATGATTAAATCATGTTAACCTCATAAATCACCCTCCTTTTTTACCCTTCTAAGCTAAGCACTCTTCCACCGACAAAGTGCATTAACTATGACCTTTCATCAATATGGCTTCTTTAGTCCTATCTTCTTGTATATGCAATAATACTTTCACAGAATCttattgaagacggcgatatccgtcacaagcttgtgacggataccatttcctctcataaaataatcatgagaggtgagtgggggagcacatggggggtgcctcaccttatcccctctccctttttgtgagaggtcttcagtttATAACGAGattaacccgtcacaagcaagacgctttgtaatACTTTTTACACTTCAATCCCGATTATTTATTTGCTGTTTTTATTTGTTTGTAACCGGTACTTTAATTAAAGGTAAGTAAATAAACAGAACGTATGAAATATAAAACTTTGTAGAGCAAAGCTAAAGAGTAGGTCGCGGTAATAGTATTAACTATTAAGCCGACAGACTATAATCGAAGAAGACATAGTTTTAGGCCGTATTACCTTTCGAAAGACAATGATTAAATAATAATCAAGGAAATGACACATTTATGCACTATTGTGGTAGTACAACATCAACATCATCTCACTAATGTCCTAATCAAAATAATGTCCATAAGATGACTCATCAAGTCATCATAAATGATTGAACAtcattttaattaggaataataGTCACTAAAATTCATTAATTTCTTGATTAAGACATTAATAAATGATAAAGTTTCATGATCCCACGTGACCACCTCACGTGCTTCAATATTTCTCCTATACCCTTCTCCTGCGCTTAAATCCTTGTGATTTACCAATAGTAATGCAAGTCAAAACCCTATAGATCTGGCCAGCTAAGGTTTGACTTGAGCATCTTATAGTGTGAATAATGTAGGTGATAATATGATAATCATTTCATTGCATTAGCGATTGGTTGTGTGTAAGACGGTTGTAGTTCTTATTAATAATATCATTAAAAATACAAAATATACATAACATATAATGAAGTCCGACTCATCTTACGTATGAATATGTATAcaatcaagtaattaattatatAGGATCGGATATTAAAGGTCGTAggaaacaaaaaaaccaaaacaagaGTAGTACAGAAGCAGAACTCGATTTCTTCCTTAAAAGATATTTGCTTTTTCAATTGAGATGGGAGGGTTCTTTGAATCAAAAATTGCTCAATAATATCAAAGTCTACTGTCTTCTACTTAGATTGACAAATCCCAGAGAAATTACAATATCCTCGAttgaaagaagagaaatgaatctGAATATAATGCTGATTCAGCAAGATTTAACTCTTCCACAATTGATAAAAAGGGGGATATTTAGTATTGAACCCATTCGTTATATAATGATAAATACAGAGTATAAATATAAAATTGGCGAAAATATAAGAACGTCATATACATATACCTAGACCTCACAAATGGTCATTCGGGTCGGTCATTTATCGGCTCGGGTCATTTTTGAGTCGGGTCACTCCAGGCCGAGTCACTATGGGTTGTTTTGAGTTAGAGTTTTGCTTAAATAAGTCATTTTGGGTTTATTAGATCATTCCGAGCCTGTTCATGTCATGTTCTTTTTTATCAGGTCAGTTTATGTCACACCTTTTGGATCAGTTTCAAATCCCGGATTAGCTTTATCAAATTGGGTCACATTTACCAAGCTAACATACAAACGATCTTACCCTCGTTTTTATAAATAGTAAAAATGTGAGTCAGGAGACTTATCAGTGGAGACTGGAGGCTGTACAGTTTGCATGAGATCAGAGCATTTACATTCACTGGTTTTCTGCCCATGCTATTTAGTGCGATGACAGTGTGTCCTTGATACCCACCCACCCAACTTTGTACGTCTGATTCTTTTTCATCAGTTTCCACTTGAAAGCAAATACTACTTTATTTACTTCCTCTGTTCTTTTGccctgtttttttctttttttggagTAAAACGAGGGTGTCCATGTCGATAACAGTGTATAATTTTTTTATCAGGGAACAGCCGGTCAAAGAGTTGCTCTATTTTCATGGGCAGAGATTGAAATCATGAACTCATAACTAAGGGTTGATGTGAGCAATAAATAATTCTTCGTATAACAACTACATAGTAGGAGTACATTCTAATTTTACCGTCAAATCAAAATACTAACTATCTGTTTAATCATACAACGATCTTACCCAAGATAGCGAATTCTTCATATAAATCTATGAGGACAAGTTTGTCTTTCTATTATTTAATGTCCACTATATCAGCTTTAGTTTGTTGAGTCATTACTCCAAACTCCATCCATAGCCATTTACTACTCATTTTATCTTGGAATTTGTGACCAAAACTTAAAACTTTCATAAAGTTTTTAAGGAAACTTTTAAAGCAAATATCAAACACTTATTTTCTcaaaaaaacatcaaaacttttccTCTCTTTTTACATGAACATTTAATCATCATTTcccaacccaaaaaaaaaaaccccaaaaaaatgAAGAGTTTAAATTTATTAATTTGTATTAGTTTATGCATTAATGCATTAATTATTCTTGAATTAACACCAAAATTAGAAGCACAATTAACATCACAAGAACAAAGAATTCTTCTTCAACTTCAACAAGTTCTTGAATATCCATCAATACTTCAATCATGGCAGAAATGGACtaatttctgttttcttcaaCCTTCATCAAATGTAAAAGTAGTTTGTTCAAATGATCATGTAACTGAATTAACTGTCATAGGTAACGAAACATCGTCGTCTTTGTCGAAAAATTTCTCCATCGATTCTTTATTTACTATCCTTAcaaaactcacaaatttgaaaAATCTTTCCCTTGTTTCCTTAGGCATTTGGGGCGGTTTACCTTCGAAAATCGACCGGTTTAGGTCTTTGGAAATTCTCAATATGAGCTCAAATTTCATAAATGGTGAAGTCCCTGACGAAATCACGTCGTTAAAATCAGTTAAAACTTTTGATTTAAGTAATAATCTTATTACTGGGAATTTTCCAAATTTAAGTAGTTTAAATTTACTTCAAGAATTAGATTTAAGTAATAATAAAATCGGTCCAAATTTCCCTTTATTAGGTACGAAATTAAAAAGTATTATTTTACGAAATAATTCCATAAGATCTCCAATTCCTCCGATACTAAAAAAGTTTACTCAACTCGAAAGATTTGATCTTTCTTCAAACCATCTCGTTGGTCCATTACCTACATATGTTTTCGCGGTTCCGTCTCTATGGTACTTAAATTTAGCTGATAATCAGCTAACAGGAGATCTTAGTAGTAATGCAACAGTCTGCGGGAAAAGACTTTGGTTTGTTGACATTTCGCGGAATTTGTTAGTTGGGAAACTTCCTCGCTGCATTGGGTCAGATTCGGCTAAATATAGAAAGGTTTCGAGTTCTTGGAATTGTCTTTCCGGTTTAAAGTTTCAGCATCCGGTAAAGTTTTGTCAAAGACAAGCTCTTGCGGTAATTCCGCCAGGTAAAAATGATAGTAAAAGTATTGCAGAAGAAGAGAAGATTTCCGGGTTTAGATTAGGGTTAATTTTCGGTATTATTGGTGGAAGTATATTGTTGTTTGGGACTAGTTGTTCAATAATTTGGGTGATTTGTAAGAAGAAGAGAAATGATGGAGGTCTTAATTATAATTATGATAAATCTGTTGGTCGGAAATTGGCTACTCGTCCGTCACCCATCATCGAAACTAGCAGTAAGAAAacatttctctcttttatttcttcATTATTAAGTGATCATTTTCAGTTATATTTCCTCTAATTTCATGAATTTGGTGATATGTTTTCGTGCATAATTCTTCGTAAACTGTTGTATAAAATCCATAATCTATTCGTGAAGGGCctttttaatcaaaggtaaacaaatgatctaAACTAAGGGAGTATTTTTAATTTTTGGGATATAAGATTTGCCCCTCTTTTCTTACAAAAAAAACTATTTTGACTGTTaaataactcttggctacaaaTTCAGAATGcgataattttttattttttattttttattttttattttttttttcaaattgaccatctttaagaggtcttcagtttgaaaaaaaattgaacgACGTTTCAAcccgtagtcgggaattatggtcggtcaaagtttattcgttaaaaaaaactttgaccaaccataactacctcctacgagttcaaaaaacggtgattttttttttcaaattcaaggtcttgacgagataattggtttgaaaaaaattaccattttctgaactcgtaacaaaaaattattgtcggtcaaaggttttttttgtaaaaaacgaGGGACACCTTAGAAAACGAAAAGTATAAAGAAAGTCAAAGCTAAATTCAGGTATTTTTTGATGGCCTTTAAATTTTCAGTAATACTCGTGTAATACGATCTTACATTAACTTGTCCGGTTAATTTTTGATATACTTCGTTGGTTAACAATCACAAATCCATGTTAACTACCTCGGAGATGAAGTTAAAGCTTGTTTAGCTGATTTGTACTTGAATGACGGTTTGAACTTGAAGTCGAGTATCTAAATGATCGTATTCTGTTCCGTTGCAACAGAGTATGTAGCGAGATCAATGAGAATGCCAAATATAGGTCTCCCACCATACTATTCATTTACCTTTGAAGAACTGCAAGAAGCAACAAACAACTTTGATCAGATAAATTTGGTCTCAGAGTCTCAAGGACAGGTTAGTTCATATATTTCGGCACCAAAAAGATAATAATCCGTAGCAGAAGAGCCAAAACAACGATAATTTGACAGTAAAAACTGTAAATTTTCAGGTTTACAAAGGTTTATTACCAAGTGGGTCTGCAGTTTTGATCAAATGTATGACAGTGAAAGAGAAGCATTCATCCAAGGCTCTGAATAACCACATTGAAGTACTTTCGCAACTACGACATCAAAATCT from Silene latifolia isolate original U9 population chromosome 2, ASM4854445v1, whole genome shotgun sequence encodes the following:
- the LOC141644171 gene encoding uncharacterized protein LOC141644171, whose product is MVGTKVLEEVASEKYFDQIDDLLDFQNDDVEDGGLWDCENFDVDSFPPVWLEESSALPSTGCNNQTPDFSVDRYTAPYDDTLQLEWVSNLFQDSLSKPNTFPVCHAKRARSKRPRPATFNPRSAIHLTPPSYFPVSQPLKKRPGQPKKKQKIESYGQSNKQNEHPNAYPPRKCTHCEITETPQWRMGPAGPKTLCNACGVRYKSGRLLPEYRPAASPTFVPSLHSNSHRKIVEMRKSKNENETVQPDLFEKSDRLFSEYSPAASLTFVPSVNSNSPRKAVEMRNSKNENETIQLAPFQKSDSLFPECSPATSPTFVPPVNSNSPRKAVDMRKRKNENETIQLALFEKSDSLFPECSPATSPTFIPSVNSNSPWKAVEMMKSKNENKTIQPALLEKSDSLFPECIPATSPTFVPSVNLNSSRKTVEMRKCKNENETIQPAPFDKSDSLYPECSPATSPTFLPSLHSNFHQKVVETRRIRENEDETIQPDLFHKSSSYEKSLDISKCTSMVEVPVMIDLTYLPDLIPGSVIVID
- the LOC141644172 gene encoding putative LRR receptor-like serine/threonine-protein kinase At1g14390, producing MKSLNLLICISLCINALIILELTPKLEAQLTSQEQRILLQLQQVLEYPSILQSWQKWTNFCFLQPSSNVKVVCSNDHVTELTVIGNETSSSLSKNFSIDSLFTILTKLTNLKNLSLVSLGIWGGLPSKIDRFRSLEILNMSSNFINGEVPDEITSLKSVKTFDLSNNLITGNFPNLSSLNLLQELDLSNNKIGPNFPLLGTKLKSIILRNNSIRSPIPPILKKFTQLERFDLSSNHLVGPLPTYVFAVPSLWYLNLADNQLTGDLSSNATVCGKRLWFVDISRNLLVGKLPRCIGSDSAKYRKVSSSWNCLSGLKFQHPVKFCQRQALAVIPPGKNDSKSIAEEEKISGFRLGLIFGIIGGSILLFGTSCSIIWVICKKKRNDGGLNYNYDKSVGRKLATRPSPIIETSKYVARSMRMPNIGLPPYYSFTFEELQEATNNFDQINLVSESQGQVYKGLLPSGSAVLIKCMTVKEKHSSKALNNHIEVLSQLRHQNLVSVLGHCVVTYQERHRGSSIFVVFEHVANGSLREHLSDWRRKDKLKWPQRMTISMGIARGVHFLHTGIAPGVFGNDLKMENILLDDSLTPKISNYRIPLPIKVEESNGQNTSPSENPEKDDIYKLGVIMLELLTGRRATSENQVDDLKLELESSLVESASALQKAIDLGMRGTFAYQSIKTATEITISCLNEDPSRRPPMEDVVWHLEYSIQAQQAWTTSGNLALNSGNLGLHK